Part of the Pieris brassicae chromosome 5, ilPieBrab1.1, whole genome shotgun sequence genome is shown below.
TTGTCCATTGGGTGCTTGATTTTTGATTTCTTGCTGGTTAAGATGCTGAAAaggaataattgtttttatattaagtattatattagTGATAAATAGCTTGGTTAGTTCAAAGTCTAACAAGATCCGAGGTTTGatattcagatttttttaatatttttagtgggAGATCTTCCAATCTTGTATTACATACCGTAACCCCACCAGGAAGACACATCCATGAATttcagaaattattatttaggcaGGTGATTTCCCCTACCAAAGTAGATTTTTCCTACTCCTTGATAAAGGAAAAAAGTGTTATgtacaaagaaatataaaacaattggtGTCTAGTGGATTCCAAGGCACAACTTTAGGAGAGACATTAGTCTCGCTATTAACACTAAGGCTCGTTTTCTATAACGTCAAAGTACAATATAGTTTCAAGAGatgtcaaaacattttttctgtATGAAGCAGCAGCAGCAGGCAGCGCTCATGTGAGATTATGGACCTAACACGGAccaaagtaaaattatatgataCACAAATGAATATGTTTAAGCTACAGTTAGTCTgcgaagaaaaattataaattacatataaacacTCACTTAAGTCCAGTACGTAGCAGGTCCTTGATACCCTCATTCCTATGACGCAGATCAGGAATATCTGGTCGCTCagtattaactaaatcatcaACCAGCTGTTGGAGAACCCCGCGGTATTCATGTCCAATGCCACTCTCACAGGGCTTAAGCACTGAGTTGTATctataacagttaaaaataaagttagttatagaaaaatttatatttgtaataaatatatatatgtctttATCAAATAAACCCTAAGTTTATAGCTAGTAACCATATATATAGTCATTTTTTGTCCGTTTATAAGTTATtgttatctatactaatattaagaaGTGTGTGaacatatttttctatgtatgtttataatgtttctaCACAAAAAGTACGGGTCCGATTTCAAAAATCCATAATATTCTAAAAGAAAGTAATTAAACTAAgaaaactaagtaaaataaaacttttatgataCTATATATCAAATATAGTGAATCATATAAGATCCCCCCTCATAtcgagcgttcaagtattacgtcacgcaattttcaCGGAGATTCTTGCCCCCCCCATAAAAAGCACAGTAACGTTTTcagtatccaatagtaaaacgttttgtGACCAACCCCAGTGAGTCTttaaacttaccattatgtggtgtaaagtactggaaagtcgaaaataatattattaatgaggCGTAATTCGATCTCCGACCCGCATCGTAAAGTTTTACAATAGGacctcccccccccccccccaattccttacgtaatacttgaacgttCCCATAcctaaataatactttttcaaCTGGTTATAGAAAttagctttatttttatagatttggttaataatatagtaattatattaaataacactAACACAGCACAGAGTTAGAAGactattattaagaaaatcgcaaaatttattaaaatttgacaaataataCACCCGTATGCTGCTAGTATACTAAGTATCAATTTTAAGATTACAAGTAAcaaaatttcgaaaaaaaaacaattaaaaactaaccTTTGTAAGTTTTTCCTCATTTGCGAAACTTGTTTTAACAAATCCATAACATTTGAAGAAAGCCGTTCACACTCCTCCGGTGTGACAATATGTCCATCTGAATTGCTGAATAGGTCTTTATGGTCCTCAAACATGGCAACACTGAGGGTTTGATGGAGTTGTTCTTCGTGTTGAGATGTAAATATCACTTCTGTCCCAGCAAGTGAATAAACATGAACTAATAGGGCGAGTAGGTTTTTTAACTGCATGTTTCGATCTTTACGAGTTTTTATTAGGTAGCTTAGCTGAAAAAAATACGATTTTGACAAAAgacaattttgttaatatattaactgatCTGagtgttttcaataaaatccTAAATTCCGTACGGATTCTTATCCGGTAATTACTAATCACTAATAGAGTGATTCACAAATTAATGATGCCGAGGAAGCTCTCtagtttttaatagatataCGAGAATGACGCAGCcgcatgtaatttttttttatagaaccgaGGCaaagggcaggaggctcacctgatgttaagcgataccgccgcccatggacactctcaatgcaaGAGGGCTGcgtgccggccttttaagaattggtacgctcttttcttgaaggaacctaagtcaaattggttcggaaatacttctgtgggaaaattgcctttaaaaacgctcagtcgtagAACGGCGAGCGtggaggtgatacggatgttGTCGTTTAAACCCCGGTTGTGCACTAATAGATTTTCTACGTGCGCTATTCACTCTAGCTACTAAGGTAATGGAACATTGTGAGCAAATATGCCTGTCTGCGGCCAAAAAACCGAAACATCAAATTTGACTGAGGCATAGCTTTTTAAAGCACATAGCAATTGGAAGAATAATTCTATCTTATtacgattaataataattaaaagccgATGCTTTCTCTGCTTCCTTTATTGTTGCGACATTGGATGTTATGTTTTGAATCAGGCGCAActtttcatttcaataattacaACAATTTACAACAAGTTAAGATTGTTACTTACAACCAACCCAGCTAAATGGTTagctaattaatttaatttttagctTTATAGGCATGTAGGCATAATGCATCCATACATCATCCATTTTTGGGTCTAGCCCCGAGATTCAAAGtcgataattatatatatgtctttttgtttttgacataTGGAAGTCATTTGAAATCAAAGTTTGCCTTATATATGACCAAAAACTTATAGGATTTTTCAAATAACTTTATCATACTAACTTGATGCAAAACACTAGTAGATTCCCTACTGGCAGCAAGGTTTTCCTGCACTTGCTTCTCCAAACTCATAAGCAGTTCCATTTGGCTTCTTCTCGGTGACTTGAGCATTTGAACGACTCCCAATGCTTGTTGTAATATGCcaatatgtttgtttattatgtcATAGTTACctgtcaaaaatcatttattcatataggtaacacaatgtacacgtATGAACggcaaaaacaaaagaaatatactttaaatgcTTATAATTTATCTATCTAATCTATTATCTATCTAATCTATTACATTTActgttctcaaatcaagggcgtagaacggaagagaagaactggcaatataCTCTCCGCCAccctttttaatcgccaagtttttttttaattacacaacgtttgaaAGGaactgcaaccatcacaccatgttccacatgacatcagcaggaggcatgggtgaaataggagcacgcacttacattctcgtggaaacaacacgcaaatagtcgaaataactaacatcaccgcatacacggattcaagtacgaccagcataaattatatataatatttgcagCATAAGTCATATAtaggcgtccatgcgtcgggttgtctctctccctaaaatatggcgagggggccgatggccCTGGCcctggccatgcgtgatactcgtgaacgggtgctacttgtggtgactggtcctacttgaattcgtgtatgcggtgatgttagttatttcgactgtATTTGCgatgttgttcccacgagaatgtaagtgcgtgctccgtgtatatatatttataggcgTCCATGCGTTTATATCCTGATAACTGTcactataaaaaattgtggTTGTCAAAAAGATGTAAGTAGTTCCATACTTTTAAGGCGTCCTTAAACAAATATGCTAACTATTCTTGGCTTTGATTTATGATGCCCACACATTTAAACAAACTAactcatatatataaattataaacattattgacATAATGATGATATGTTTTACAGTAGTCAGTGTGACCCATGACATACTcgttaaagttaattttcaatgacatctttttatattatgtaaggCGTTACTCTCGTGGAACAATTAAAAGAACAAATTTGGGATAAAATtcctaattaaatatatttatttaaatatactagtACTATTTTATGCACGCAATATGTGTAGTACATCTAAAAGTTGTCTAGTATTCTCACCTTTAGAagctgaaataattttttcaacACTTTGAGGCGTCACCTTCAAGAGCATTTTAGGACCGGGTGACTTTTGTACATCCATCTTTGACAGCTTATTATAGAGATCAAACATGACTTCCttttgtgatttatttatcatatagtCATATGTCTGGAGGCAAGAGTCGTCATCAGCGTGATAAAGACAGCCTGGACTGAGTTGAACATCATCAGGATGAAACACACTgtcaaagaaaattttatttaagtaatcttTTATAAAGAACTTTTGTGGAGATAGTTAACTCTTgacaaaagatttaaaaaaaattgtttagtaatattaaaacacaaattgGCGCGATCAATTTCAGTTACCAAAAGGCTTAACAAgaaatttaaaagctttaaaaaaaaatagaaattactATGCCTCTGATATGAAATGTTTTTAGATTTGAAACAATTTTCCTTTTAACATGAACCTGCAAAACAACAGCAAAAATGTAGAGTAGATAGGTGTTTGGTAAGATTAATTTAAGGTACAATATAAGTTCTGTCTTAGTTAAATCTTCCAGAAAGACAACATTTATTCACAATTATCCTTTATTAGCAGATTGTAGATAAGCCTTCTGTAGTTATTTTACCAAGTtattggtaaataaataactatttcacGACGAGAATTAATTGGGCCAGGATACCCCCTGTCCATATCAACGGtgtaactttaaatattagcCGTACAGTAAATAATTTggtaaatcaaaatttatccttggagcagcatgttaaagaagttagcCGCAAATTGTGCGGTGCCTCCAGCATCCTTCGacgtcttagtaattttctttCCTTTAGCACTAAAACCACACTGGCACAATCTCTCTTCCTGCTTTTACTGGACTATGCCGATTCTTGCTCCTTCAATCTAAACGaggaattgttaaataaactgGATCGTGTCCAAACTTTTCCAAAAACcatatctctgcgttccgtaagcggctaggGTGGTTACCCGTTCGTCAGCGACGTGATGCTCATGTTCTCCATCtcttatattccatcctgttcaaccctaaaactccttcctatctcaaaaataatttaaaaattttgggagcccatagctattgcttacgctcttccgaaaactatacccttgaaatcccatctcataacttggcgattcctttaaggtctctgcagttaggctatggaattcacttcccgtccctattcgcttagatccttctctatcttcctttaaatttcttctgtacaaacattacctgtccacatcgaaTCCCTAACTTAcgtactaactactaactgacgtaaGACTGATCTTGAATTAagattatcgtgattcatgtgcactttttacattttgtttttcatgtatccaatgtcagtttagtttattttttgttcctgtttagtttcttctatatactatatgtaatatgtatttttgcacttcttgcctaccttatgtaattaaatacattttttttgctttactcactgtggttgcctggaagaaatcgctcgaaagcgataaggccgccagttgccctccttttgatttaattatgttcaatttttatattgttaatgtaaggaagtgttaataaataaaaataaatgaatacattatttttaagagtAGGGGAGCCCAAGCGGAGATTTCGGGATTTACTACAGCGTGGCAGATTAATATTCAGGGGGATACCTTGTGAAGTACCTCTAGCAAATATGAGCCCCATATATATGGCCGCCCGTCAAGGATAAAGCATCagattagaaaaaaaaaaaaaattttcagATATTCTCGAGCTCGTCAGATTAAAGTAGGGTTAATTACATGCTAAAAAGCAAACAATTTGCAAGTGACGTAAGGAAGTTAATAATTCAAAGAtgacgaaaaatatataatctgaCGATTTCCACTTTTAGATTCACTTACATCCCCTTAGAAAATCTGACGCGatcgattatttttattttcattttcaatcCTTACGTACCACCCTCACCATATTAAATAATCAGATTAACgtacattaataaaagtacGTAGGACATGGATGTTATCAATATCTGACGCGCTCGAGTATGTCGAAGGCagtttttgtttacatttttgaaaatcaTTAGCCGCTTACCCCACCAATGAAAAGGTAtgcattatataatatttttttcttcttattaTCTAAGCTCAATAGGTCTCAACCACTCTCAAGTAAATACCCATTTAGCATTGTAAGCTCCCCTACATCTGTGTAAATTTCAGACAGACACACTAACAGACATTGCAGAcaggtaataaatattgaaatacttACGCATTAGCTGCACATAGTGGTGACATATCCACAGCGATTTCATTACATTGTCCTGGAAACTTCGGTAAAACACCCAACATTTTGTCTAGGACAGACTCAACGGAATGACTAGTCACACCACAGAGATCAAATGTTCTGTCAACAATGACTAATGACATTGGAGTAGAAcaattctgtaaaaaaatttaaataatgaggCATTGATATTGTAATACTAGAAATAAATGCTAAAtataatgttgtattttttggattcagtacattttattacggccaattaactaaattgtgcagtgttggcct
Proteins encoded:
- the LOC123709967 gene encoding sec1 family domain-containing protein 2-like, producing MATSVKEFRKAWWAEVYNRIIGAVVFIDDYSSECLHWDGGLFNLLDGGAVAVKSLSPFEVCKRDQRKAVFITQSTSTQLQTIKEIIHNSDLTHCILISCISLDVLYLELNKDKDVTDVVTSGKATSEATKQLERMLTGWIDKQPCAVEVVYIPIFTISPTNVLFLTPPYQNVTPQYNGQLIPDSTSIDLYTLTNHERSMLRRLAGSLNTMLDSMNFKEDIYYIGQYSSLLAGVLENSPVCVARKKNCSTPMSLVIVDRTFDLCGVTSHSVESVLDKMLGVLPKFPGQCNEIAVDMSPLCAANAVFHPDDVQLSPGCLYHADDDSCLQTYDYMINKSQKEVMFDLYNKLSKMDVQKSPGPKMLLKVTPQSVEKIISASKGNYDIINKHIGILQQALGVVQMLKSPRRSQMELLMSLEKQVQENLAASRESTSVLHQLSYLIKTRKDRNMQLKNLLALLVHVYSLAGTEVIFTSQHEEQLHQTLSVAMFEDHKDLFSNSDGHIVTPEECERLSSNVMDLLKQVSQMRKNLQRYNSVLKPCESGIGHEYRGVLQQLVDDLVNTERPDIPDLRHRNEGIKDLLRTGLNILTSKKSKIKHPMDNQTVIIFVIGGITADECKQLHRSVITSGIDNNVLIGSTKFVNPVDAMKDVLML